Part of the Gadus macrocephalus chromosome 22, ASM3116895v1 genome, ACCTGCCGCGCCGGTCTCCGCTCGGCTGCTGCTCTATCACGTGAGACGAGGCTCCGCCCCGAGGGTTAAACTACTACGAACAACATTTTCCCATGATGCCATAGTATAAACTTTGTGGTTAAAACAAGTTATTTAAACGAATACACATTATGTTATATTACTTTATAGTATCTCAGTGTTGATGTGAAATCAAGAAGGGGCTGAAACAAGTCAAGGTTTGAAGGAAGACATGTTGATAAAGAGGCCAATATCAAAGATGATTTTATTTACATAAATCTCTTTAAACAAAAAGGTGCGGTGAAAGCTTTCACCTCCAAAGAAGAAAAGGCTCCATACCTTAGTGTACACTCATTCAACCTCATCCACACCCTTCAGCAAGCCAAGCTAACGCTTCTCAAATCAACGCTTGGAATAACCATGGTCATATTGTAGAACGTAATACTACCGTAATACTTCCGCTGCGCTCGCTGATCCTTTCAAAATAAGAGACCCTTCCCTTTTAGGAAGGGAACGCGGTAGAAAACAACTGCGCtatatatacaaataattaaataaaaataaaagtcttaTTCTGAACAGTAGGTGCTTTCAGTTTTTGGTAGCAAGTTAGCGTTTCACAGATTGTACCGTCTGTATCGCCCAACCATGATATATTCTATTTATCGCTCCGCTCCCAGTCACAAGCAGGACTCAGTGAACACTGATGAGTGgatctcacgcacgcacgcacgggaacgcgcacacacacacacacacacccaccctccgAAGCCCTTAAGATGAGAGTCAGTTAATCAAACATCCCTGACGTTTCCTGAACCAAAGCTCAGAGTTCAGCAGGAGCAGAGGGGCTCAGTCCGACTCCTCCTGCTCGTCCAGGTACTGCTCCTCCTGgggcgcccccccgcccccgctccTCGCGCCCCACTCCTCCTCGTCGTACTCAATGCTGTCGTTGTCCCCGATCTCCTCCTGCGGCtcctcggccccgccccctccgggCTCCTcccccggggggggcggggccggggggcggggcctgcccagggcggcggcggcggcgggggcggcgtcGCGGTCGGAgaaggggcggggcggggcctcGGGCTCCTCCACGTAGACGCGCTGGTGGCACATGGGGCAGGAGTCCTGGATGTACAGCCACTTGCGGAGGCAGGGCGCGTGGAAGTAGTGGCGGCAGGGCGTGACGCGGGCGGCGCCGCTGAACTCCTGGTAGCAGATGGCGCACACGTCGCCCAGCTCCCGCAGCGCGCGCCCCCGCGCCTCCGGCAGCGAGTTGATCTTCTGCGCGGCCGAGCGGCGGTGCACGAAGGTGCGCCAGCCGTTGCGCGCCTGCAGGTAGATGTTGAAGTAGGCGTGGAGGCACATCATGCACGCGCGGATCTTGCTGCCGCTCTCGAACACCATGGTGTAGGCGCCGTTGGCGAACATCACCACGCCAAACAGGAACTCCAGCACGCTGCCGGCCGAGCGCACGCCGTACACGTAGTCGTCCAGCCCCTCCCACAGCACGCTGGACACGCCGTCCGCCATGAAGAGCACGTACACCGtcaccgacaccaccacctgggGACACGTCGGAGCGCCACCCGGAGGTTGAGACCAGGGATGGCTCAGAATGTTCCCTTATCCGATTATTCGTTCCCGACGGTCAACatcgatttttaacatttggaccgtAAACATTCTCTCGCgttcaaatataaaaaaaattgtcaagccataactttgtttccctggtaacgcccgagggtttgactaattatTTACCCTCCCGTacggttcttatgcaacggaaacgttgttcactcctccagtaaataggacggaccttagctacgacttggcaacgggaggtattctagtccgctcagctatgagcctGAGAGccaacgttatgcattgtacatatttataatttgaaattcgtcccagcctgtATActagatactctagggtctatagcttATAACCgcattgtctgattacagtttaatgcatttttcaccatttaccagctctcgttttgaaggatAATCACTgcaccattcgtttcaatgggattcggattactttcaacataaaatgtacatatttatcatttaaaattcgtcccagcctttataccacagatactatagggtctatagcataaaATCGTGTTTCCTGATTAcaatttaatgcatttttcacaacagacaatttgactgggaCTACTTAGCAGGTAGTTGTTGTTTTGCGTTTAAGATTTTCagtgatttcttgccgatgatccatggctgccttaGTGAGtgtcggcacacatcgaataatcgattattcggtCATTCCACCCACCGATTATTCGACCATGTAAATTttgagttattcacatccctagtTAATACACCACACAGAGGGGACcccaccacctggggggggggggggggggttcatacACCGACAACCCCACCCTGGGGGGGGTCACAGGCTAGAGGAGGCACCTTGAGACTGGCGGTCAGGAGCACTTGGGCGTTCAGATAACAGTACAGTACATGGTGTAGGATATAGTTATGTAGATAATGTAGTGTATGGAGGCAGAGCCAGGGTGGCATTGGGAGGGTCGGAGGCAGAGCTCCACACAGGAggctgtgacctctgaccctctgacccctgaccttaccTTAAGGCAGAGCTCCCCACAGAAGgccgtgacctctgacccactgacctctgaccttaccTTGAGGCAGAGCTCCACGCAGAAGgccgtgacctctgacccactgacctctgaccttaccTTGAGGCAGAGCTCCCCACAGAAGgccgtgacctctgacccactgacctctgaccttaccTTGAGGCAGAGCTCCACGCAGAAGgccgtgacctctgacccactgacctctgaccttaccTTGAGGCAGAGCTCCCCACAGAAGgccgtgacctctgacccactgacctctgaccttaccTTGAGGCAGAGCTCCACGCAGAAGgccgtgacctctgacccactgacctctgaccttaccTTGAGGCAGAGCTCCCCACAGAAGgccgtgacctctgacccactgacctctgaccttaccTTGAGGCAGAGCTCCACGCAGAAGgccgtgacctctgacccactgacccctgaccttaccTTGAGGCAGAGCTCCACGCAGAAGgccgtgacctctgacccactgacctctgaccttaccTTGAGGCAGAGCTCCACGCAGAAGGCCGTGACGGCGAACAGCCAGGTGTTGAGGGCGTACTGGTTCCACAGGAAGTAGCTGAGCACcacaggaagcaggaagagggcgagggagacCAGCAGCACGGGCAGGTGGCGGCGCAGCGACGGCGTGTGCGAGGCGCTCAGCGACATCAGCACCGGCTCCGTCATGCCGTGGATGAAGTGCAGCACGGCCGTCAGCAGCAGACACATGTTCCTGCTCAGACGCACCTGGGCCAATCATAAGCTCCGTTACATCACCTGGGACAATCACAAGCCCCATTACATCACCTGGGCCAATCACAAGCCCTGTTACAGCACCTGGGCCAATCACAAGCTCCGTTACATCACCTGGGCCAATCACAAGCCCCATTACATCACCTGGGCCAATCACAAGCCCTGTTACAGCACCTGGGCCAATCACAAGCTCCGTTACATCACCTGGGCCAATCACAAGCTCCGTTGCATCATCTGGGCCAATCACAAGCTCCGTTACATCACCTTGGCCAATAACAAGCTACGTTACATCACCTGGGCCAATCACAAGCTCTGTTACATCACATGTTCCTGTTCTGACGCACCTGGGCCAATAATATGCTCCGTTACATCACCCGGGGCCAATCACAAGCTCGGTTACATCACCTGGGCCAATCAAAAGCTCTGTTACTGGTCGTACTACACACTATAGGACTGGACCAGGTCAGTAGACCAGGGGGGTCATAGGGGGGTCATAGGGAGGTCAGGGGGTAGACCAGGAGGACTACGATGACCAGGGGGGCGTACCAGTCTCTCGTCGGGGTCCAGGCTGCTGAGTCCGGTCTGCAGGGCCAGGATGAAGAACAGGACCGGGGCCACGAAGCCCAGAcgcttatcctcctcctccgtggagCCTGggacagacacatagagagatatagagagacacTTCTAGCGATACAACTCTATAGAGAGACACTTCTAGAGATACAACTCTATAGAGAGACACTTCTCGAGATACAACTCTATAGAGAGACACTTCTCGAGATACAACTCTATAGAGATACACTTCTAGAGATACAACTTCCATTTAACTCTATAGAGACACAAGAATATAGAGATACACTTCTAGGGATACAACTCTATTGAGATACACTTCTATATACACACTTCTATAGAGATACACTTCTACAGATACACACTTCTATACTGTATACACATTTCTACAGAAATACACTTCTATATACATACTTCTACAGAACTACACTTCTATATACATACTTCTACAGTTCTAGGCTTCTATAGAGATAAACTTCAATAGAGATACACTTCTATATAGACACTTCGATAGACAGGGGTGCACATAACTTCTTTATAGAGTTACTCAGTTGAGTACCAGGAGATGGTGTTTGACATAGCTCCACTTCGGACATTGTAACATCGGATCTTGTGAAACGTACCCAGTTCCACAGAGGTTTTTTgcgtcaccttttttttttttatcaaactgcAGCAGCTTGACCACGGAGCGTTTGATTATCTGACAAAAGGAACGTTGCGATCAGCTGATTTTGCGCACTTCTTGCGCTTATCATTTGTTTCGAGCCACGGCACATCTTGGTGCCACTTTgtccaaaaaataataataattctgctcCGGCTCCATTTGCCTTTTCTTTGCAGGTGGCGAACGCGCAAGTAGCTGCTCAATGTATTttgttgtttcgtttttttccgATCTCCAGTAAGTTACG contains:
- the rnf139 gene encoding E3 ubiquitin-protein ligase RNF139 isoform X1, giving the protein MAVPQARLSHRLLAGLDVALRVPCVFIIDGIFNSSYEPSGSGWAGAGGRVLLRVLGVLAACVVLLLSQKALFKFYTLFLAAVVGAAGVLINYHATAQRDVVYGAYHKTALGFRLLPRSGPTLWLGVAAVQMALGVGYIFLLRLQSSLAALVVAALLAPLWGLVVELPGDGRQLLALGCGALLGLQLAGCLALRLPWLYYSGRYVYLLLRHMYRIYGLQLLLEDTWKRVRLPHVLRLFWLSRLAAQALILLYVVQAARREDAAPPAAQGAVLSGEVLWEVLSNLVISGCDSTLTVLGMSAVISSLAHYLGLCILLFIGSTEEEDKRLGFVAPVLFFILALQTGLSSLDPDERLVRLSRNMCLLLTAVLHFIHGMTEPVLMSLSASHTPSLRRHLPVLLVSLALFLLPVVLSYFLWNQYALNTWLFAVTAFCVELCLKVVVSVTVYVLFMADGVSSVLWEGLDDYVYGVRSAGSVLEFLFGVVMFANGAYTMVFESGSKIRACMMCLHAYFNIYLQARNGWRTFVHRRSAAQKINSLPEARGRALRELGDVCAICYQEFSGAARVTPCRHYFHAPCLRKWLYIQDSCPMCHQRVYVEEPEAPPRPFSDRDAAPAAAAALGRPRPPAPPPPGEEPGGGGAEEPQEEIGDNDSIEYDEEEWGARSGGGGAPQEEQYLDEQEESD
- the rnf139 gene encoding E3 ubiquitin-protein ligase RNF139 isoform X2 produces the protein MAVPQARLSHRLLAGLDVALRVPCVFIIDGIFNSSYEPSGSGWAGAGGRVLLRVLGVLAACVVLLLSQKALFKFYTLFLAAVVGAAGVLINYHATAQRDVVYGAYHKTALGFRLLPRSGPTLWLGVAAVQMALGVGYIFLLRLQSSLAALVVAALLAPLWGLVVELPGDGRQLLALGCGALLGLQLAGCLALRLPWLYYSGRYVYLLLRHMYRIYGLQLLLEDTWKRVRLPHVLRLFWLSRLAAQALILLYVVQAARREDAAPPAAQGAVLSGEVLWEVLSNLVISGCDSTLTVLGMSAVISSLAHYLGLCILLFIGSTEEEDKRLGFVAPVLFFILALQTGLSSLDPDERLVRLSRNMCLLLTAVLHFIHGMTEPVLMSLSASHTPSLRRHLPVLLVSLALFLLPVVLSYFLWNQYALNTWLFAVTAFCGELCLKVVVSVTVYVLFMADGVSSVLWEGLDDYVYGVRSAGSVLEFLFGVVMFANGAYTMVFESGSKIRACMMCLHAYFNIYLQARNGWRTFVHRRSAAQKINSLPEARGRALRELGDVCAICYQEFSGAARVTPCRHYFHAPCLRKWLYIQDSCPMCHQRVYVEEPEAPPRPFSDRDAAPAAAAALGRPRPPAPPPPGEEPGGGGAEEPQEEIGDNDSIEYDEEEWGARSGGGGAPQEEQYLDEQEESD